One genomic region from Leptospira hartskeerlii encodes:
- a CDS encoding type II toxin-antitoxin system PemK/MazF family toxin — translation MIRGEIWWVDLGIPFGSEPGFRRPVLIVQDDSFNESNINTVIVISITSNLNLAEAPGNVTLLKKDSNLSKDSVVNVSQLVTLNKERFLDKVGKLKAGKMADVEEGLRLIIGLN, via the coding sequence ATGATTCGTGGTGAAATTTGGTGGGTAGATTTAGGAATTCCTTTCGGTAGCGAACCTGGTTTTAGAAGACCTGTTCTCATTGTGCAAGATGATTCTTTTAATGAAAGTAATATCAATACAGTAATTGTTATTTCCATTACATCAAATTTGAATTTAGCCGAAGCTCCTGGAAACGTAACCTTATTAAAAAAAGATTCTAATCTTTCAAAAGACTCAGTTGTAAATGTTTCTCAATTAGTAACTTTAAATAAGGAACGATTTCTTGATAAAGTTGGTAAATTGAAAGCAGGCAAGATGGCTGATGTTGAAGAAGGGTTGCGGTTAATTATTGGTCTAAATTAA
- a CDS encoding ChpI protein, whose product MKTAVSIPDELFKTAEKTAKRLGIPRSQLFAKALEEFIEFHSKESVTESLNKIYRKGNDSSKENINNLSIELLRKSLKNDSW is encoded by the coding sequence ATGAAGACTGCCGTTTCTATTCCGGATGAATTATTTAAAACCGCGGAAAAAACAGCTAAACGACTTGGAATTCCTCGGAGCCAGCTTTTTGCCAAAGCATTAGAAGAGTTTATTGAATTTCATAGTAAAGAATCAGTTACAGAAAGTCTAAATAAAATTTATCGTAAGGGAAACGATAGCTCTAAAGAAAATATAAATAATTTATCCATCGAATTACTCCGTAAGAGTTTAAAAAATGATTCGTGGTGA